The following coding sequences are from one Paenibacillus sp. JDR-2 window:
- a CDS encoding ABC transporter ATP-binding protein: protein MSTEKKTAYSAWSNIMYSMQLHWRARPLTLICCAVSVLVGVGVPFVSIYMPKIVIDNITAGVTPSEFILSVGIVALLLAALNSAKSYADLITNESVGTISILKHLQTIMHKHLNMDYEVLESPGYAKRGEKAWRAMQSNHSPASNIPRNLSQFLMNVAGFLVYGTVIVSVHPLIILFLAISAGINWLALSRARKVERDTREERSKLQGKLWYLQKVSKEPSGGKDVRLYDLSSVIRGIFQNVLGTSTEKEQKVATGDMRAQLSDAVLSLIRDGASYAFLIYLLLNGEMTLGNFVLVFAAIGAFAGWLSGILTSSSELIRSLSELSDIRDYLDVPDLSNTGAGHALPSGDLLPPAITLRNVGYTYPEAKEPTLSSIDFEIKPGERIAIVGANGAGKTTLIKLLCGLYKPTCGEITLGGVDITRYNRDEYFSLFSTVFQDIHLFCCDIAGNISQQPPDQTDYEKVEECLIMSGLMDKVRGLESGESTLLVRRVHTDAIELSGGEKQKLALARALYKDAPVIILDEPTAALDPIAESEIYQRYAELTAGRTSIYISHRLASTRFCDRILLIDGGGIAEYGTHDELMRHGGKYAEMFNVQSHYYKDGEVTDHEGALHLA, encoded by the coding sequence GTGTCAACAGAGAAAAAAACTGCGTACTCCGCGTGGTCAAACATCATGTACTCCATGCAGTTGCATTGGCGGGCGAGGCCGCTTACGTTGATTTGCTGTGCCGTTTCGGTGCTTGTTGGCGTCGGTGTGCCATTTGTAAGCATCTATATGCCTAAGATTGTCATCGACAACATTACTGCCGGAGTCACGCCAAGCGAGTTTATACTATCGGTGGGCATCGTGGCGCTTCTCCTGGCCGCGCTAAACAGCGCTAAAAGCTACGCCGATCTCATCACTAATGAATCTGTAGGTACAATCAGCATATTGAAGCACCTCCAAACGATCATGCATAAGCATCTAAATATGGACTATGAGGTGCTGGAAAGCCCCGGATACGCAAAACGGGGCGAAAAAGCGTGGCGTGCCATGCAGAGCAATCACTCTCCAGCCTCTAACATACCAAGAAACCTATCACAGTTTCTAATGAACGTAGCGGGTTTTCTTGTATATGGAACGGTTATCGTATCGGTACATCCCCTTATTATTCTCTTTCTAGCCATTTCGGCCGGGATCAATTGGCTTGCGCTCTCTCGCGCCCGAAAAGTTGAGAGGGACACGCGGGAAGAGCGGTCAAAGCTTCAAGGAAAACTCTGGTATCTTCAGAAGGTATCGAAAGAGCCGTCCGGCGGCAAAGACGTACGTCTATATGACCTTAGCAGCGTAATCCGCGGTATTTTTCAAAACGTACTCGGTACCTCAACCGAAAAAGAGCAAAAGGTAGCGACAGGCGATATGAGGGCCCAGTTATCGGATGCGGTGCTTAGTCTGATTCGTGACGGTGCCTCTTACGCGTTTCTTATTTACTTGCTGTTAAACGGCGAGATGACATTGGGCAACTTCGTGCTCGTATTTGCCGCCATTGGCGCGTTTGCGGGCTGGTTGTCGGGGATATTAACCAGCTCAAGCGAGCTGATCCGTTCCTTAAGTGAGCTGTCTGATATACGAGATTATCTGGACGTGCCCGATCTTTCAAATACTGGCGCCGGCCATGCGCTGCCGTCCGGCGATCTTCTTCCTCCCGCAATTACATTAAGAAACGTTGGATATACCTATCCGGAAGCAAAAGAACCCACCCTTTCAAGCATCGATTTTGAGATCAAGCCGGGAGAGCGCATCGCCATTGTCGGGGCGAACGGAGCGGGAAAGACGACGCTTATTAAGCTTTTATGCGGACTTTATAAGCCAACATGCGGGGAGATTACGCTCGGCGGCGTCGACATTACGCGATATAACAGAGACGAATATTTTTCGCTTTTTTCAACGGTATTTCAGGATATTCATCTCTTCTGCTGCGATATTGCCGGCAATATCTCGCAGCAGCCCCCCGATCAGACAGACTATGAGAAGGTAGAGGAATGCCTCATCATGTCCGGCCTTATGGATAAAGTAAGAGGACTTGAGAGTGGAGAATCCACGCTTCTTGTCCGTCGGGTGCATACCGACGCTATCGAACTCTCTGGCGGCGAGAAGCAAAAGCTGGCGCTGGCGCGCGCGCTGTACAAAGACGCGCCGGTTATCATCTTGGATGAACCTACGGCTGCTCTCGACCCGATCGCTGAAAGCGAGATTTACCAGCGATATGCCGAACTGACTGCGGGGCGGACATCGATTTACATCTCCCATAGGCTGGCAAGCACGCGTTTCTGCGACAGGATTCTATTAATTGATGGCGGCGGCATCGCCGAGTACGGCACGCACGACGAGCTCATGAGGCATGGCGGAAAATATGCCGAGATGTTTAACGTGCAGTCTCACTACTATAAGGATGGGGAGGTGACCGATCATGAAGGAGCGCTCCATCTGGCGTAA
- a CDS encoding ABC transporter ATP-binding protein translates to MKERSIWRNLYRGYGIVNRLTPTYIPLTIASSFIKAVQPLMVLFLSAQIINELAGERDTGRITLYAALTVGLAFACSAINAAVNRRITTLNSTLWARFYFFLGNRYMQLNYDQVEDTMINERLADIEAKSNGNGLGILRLHYSLPELLQPLFELILSVILFIGMFTSASSYEQTFITSPYATVLLILLILTMIPFTYLLKKREEKIQKKVFEDNPKANTYVSFFNEYMQAKNAAKDIRLYKQAPAIEDHYNKSVGAEYWYRIFNLIGKNNALAAAMNAVLGGCVYLFIGLRALYGMYPLGSVVQYIGAVTGAVGALAKLVSVLGNFITNNPYLSLVFEYLDLPDNMQNSAKSRQIPQEGLEFEFCDVSFKYPGSDNYAIKNLSMKFNIGERLAVVGLNGSGKTTMIKLLCRLYEPTEGVVTLNGIDIREYDYSAYMGVFSVVFQDFKLYSFSLGHNVAASESYDAALAEESLIMAGLGEKVRNMPKGLHTYLHKDFSDDGVEISGGEAQKVALARALYKNAPFVILDEPTAALDPIAEFEIYSRFNELIGGKTAIFVSHRLSSCRFCHDIAVFHEGRIIQRGSHDELVADRDGKYAELWNAQAQYYVGA, encoded by the coding sequence ATGAAGGAGCGCTCCATCTGGCGTAACCTGTACCGCGGATACGGCATCGTAAATCGCTTAACGCCAACCTACATTCCGCTTACTATCGCCTCATCCTTTATCAAAGCGGTTCAGCCCTTAATGGTGCTCTTCCTGTCTGCCCAGATTATAAACGAGCTGGCCGGCGAGCGTGACACCGGGCGCATTACGCTGTATGCCGCACTTACAGTAGGGCTTGCGTTTGCCTGTTCGGCTATCAACGCCGCAGTTAACCGACGGATCACGACCTTAAACAGTACGTTGTGGGCGCGTTTCTACTTTTTTCTGGGCAATCGCTATATGCAGCTGAACTACGATCAAGTGGAAGACACGATGATTAATGAGAGGTTAGCGGATATTGAAGCGAAGTCTAACGGAAACGGACTTGGCATTCTGCGTCTGCACTACAGTCTGCCGGAACTATTACAGCCTCTTTTTGAGCTGATACTATCTGTCATCCTGTTTATCGGGATGTTCACATCCGCTTCTTCCTACGAGCAGACGTTTATAACTTCTCCGTATGCTACCGTTTTGCTGATTCTTCTCATCCTGACAATGATTCCCTTTACTTATTTGCTGAAGAAGAGGGAGGAGAAAATCCAGAAGAAAGTGTTTGAGGATAACCCGAAAGCAAACACTTATGTGAGTTTTTTTAACGAATATATGCAGGCAAAAAATGCCGCCAAGGACATACGTCTCTATAAACAGGCGCCGGCGATAGAGGACCATTACAATAAATCGGTTGGAGCGGAATACTGGTACCGTATTTTTAACTTGATCGGAAAAAACAACGCATTGGCAGCGGCAATGAATGCCGTACTTGGCGGCTGCGTATATCTCTTTATCGGTCTGCGGGCGCTTTATGGCATGTATCCTTTAGGCAGCGTCGTGCAGTACATCGGTGCGGTTACGGGCGCTGTAGGCGCGCTGGCCAAGCTGGTCTCTGTTTTGGGCAATTTTATAACAAACAACCCTTATCTCAGCCTCGTGTTCGAGTATCTTGACCTGCCGGACAACATGCAAAATAGCGCTAAAAGCAGACAAATCCCGCAAGAAGGACTAGAATTTGAGTTTTGTGACGTCTCGTTCAAGTATCCCGGGTCCGACAATTACGCCATCAAGAACCTTAGCATGAAATTTAATATTGGCGAACGGCTTGCCGTCGTGGGGTTAAATGGCAGCGGCAAGACAACTATGATTAAGCTGCTATGCCGGCTTTATGAACCTACGGAGGGCGTTGTCACGTTAAACGGCATCGACATCAGGGAGTACGACTATTCGGCATATATGGGCGTATTCAGCGTTGTGTTTCAAGATTTTAAACTATATTCGTTCTCGCTTGGCCATAACGTTGCCGCATCCGAAAGTTATGACGCAGCATTGGCGGAGGAGTCGCTTATCATGGCGGGGCTTGGCGAAAAGGTCAGGAACATGCCGAAAGGGCTTCATACCTACCTGCATAAGGATTTCTCTGACGACGGCGTGGAAATTTCGGGAGGCGAAGCGCAGAAGGTGGCTCTGGCAAGGGCATTGTACAAGAATGCGCCGTTCGTGATATTAGACGAACCTACGGCGGCACTGGACCCGATCGCAGAGTTCGAGATTTATTCCCGCTTTAATGAATTAATCGGCGGTAAAACGGCAATCTTCGTCTCACACCGGCTCTCGTCTTGCCGATTCTGTCATGACATCGCCGTGTTTCACGAGGGTCGGATTATTCAACGCGGCTCCCATGACGAGCTTGTAGCCGACCGGGACGGGAAATACGCTGAACTCTGGAATGCGCAAGCTCAGTATTACGTTGGGGCATAA
- a CDS encoding MFS transporter has translation MEKVKTDEKHAVDAIKQQSYSIRQPAAISRGLALLIAMACGMAVANVYYAHPLLDTIANEFDIELSSVGIVITVTQGFYALGLLLLVPLGDLMNRRWLIPGQMFLSVIALVTIALAPGIGVLFSGLAVMGLLAVVTQTLVAYAATLAAPSDRGRIIGLVTSGIVIGILLARFTAGVLTDLAGWRSVYLFSAVCLLVLSLTLLRFLPHEQRKVSLTYIQLLQSVFVLYREERILRVRSLFGFLIFTAFSVFWTSLVLPLSTPPLSLSHSVIGAFGLVGVAGALGAVRAGLLADRGLGQQTTGIAIVLLMVSWLPISYTKQSLVALIAGIILLDLAVQAIHVTNQSIIMRIRPEARSRLTAAYMIFYSMGSAFGSIASTNLYAYAGWTAVCWFGAGVSTITLLLWVFTNRPFELDS, from the coding sequence ATGGAAAAAGTTAAAACCGATGAAAAACATGCTGTTGATGCAATAAAACAACAATCGTATTCCATTAGGCAGCCTGCAGCGATATCACGCGGTTTAGCGTTATTGATTGCGATGGCATGCGGGATGGCTGTTGCAAATGTGTATTATGCACACCCCTTGCTTGATACCATTGCAAACGAATTTGATATTGAGCTTTCTTCCGTGGGGATCGTTATTACGGTCACACAAGGGTTTTATGCTTTAGGCCTCTTGTTGCTTGTCCCTCTTGGAGATTTGATGAACAGACGATGGCTGATCCCAGGGCAAATGTTCCTGTCCGTAATCGCTTTAGTCACCATCGCTCTTGCTCCGGGAATAGGTGTATTGTTCTCAGGCTTGGCGGTTATGGGATTGCTGGCCGTTGTCACGCAAACACTCGTCGCGTATGCCGCGACCTTAGCAGCTCCTTCTGATCGAGGGCGGATTATTGGGCTTGTAACCAGCGGCATCGTAATCGGCATTTTGCTTGCCAGATTTACAGCAGGGGTATTAACCGATCTTGCGGGATGGCGTTCAGTCTATCTTTTCTCCGCAGTATGCTTGCTTGTCCTGTCATTGACGCTTCTTCGGTTTTTACCGCATGAACAACGCAAAGTTTCGCTGACCTATATCCAGCTGCTTCAATCGGTATTTGTATTGTATAGAGAGGAGCGTATACTGCGTGTTCGCTCCTTGTTCGGATTTCTAATTTTTACAGCCTTCAGTGTTTTTTGGACCTCGCTAGTTTTGCCGCTCAGCACGCCTCCGCTATCTCTCTCGCATTCAGTGATAGGTGCTTTTGGTCTCGTTGGGGTTGCCGGTGCACTGGGTGCAGTTAGAGCCGGGCTCTTGGCTGACCGTGGCCTGGGACAACAAACAACAGGAATAGCAATCGTTCTATTAATGGTCTCATGGCTGCCGATCAGTTATACGAAACAATCGCTTGTCGCTCTTATTGCTGGTATAATCCTTCTTGACCTTGCAGTACAAGCCATACACGTTACGAACCAGAGCATAATTATGAGAATCCGTCCTGAAGCTCGAAGCAGGCTTACCGCAGCGTATATGATTTTCTATTCCATGGGAAGCGCCTTTGGTTCAATTGCTTCTACAAATCTATACGCCTATGCCGGTTGGACGGCGGTATGTTGGTTTGGAGCAGGCGTAAGTACAATTACATTGTTGCTGTGGGTATTCACTAATCGTCCGTTTGAACTAGATAGTTAA
- a CDS encoding TetR/AcrR family transcriptional regulator, protein MVRLREFDREEVLLAAMRVFWEKGYEAASLNDLTSAMAIQRPSLYLAFGDKEQLFEQALRKYTQWHASNVRTKLNNKSSVKDAFKSYFTDLVDEAYQGKVSPGCFCINTMVELAPKNEKFAIITREHQMYLAVLFQEAIERGIQTGELSKDIVAKALAQSLVVSLIGITVMLKSRPDRLFIDNAVAAAILQLAAREV, encoded by the coding sequence ATGGTTCGACTTCGGGAGTTTGATAGGGAGGAAGTCCTTCTTGCCGCGATGCGTGTGTTTTGGGAAAAAGGTTATGAGGCAGCATCATTAAACGATCTGACTTCGGCAATGGCTATTCAGCGACCTAGCCTTTATTTAGCTTTTGGCGATAAAGAACAACTGTTTGAACAAGCTTTACGCAAGTACACGCAATGGCATGCCTCAAACGTTAGGACGAAGCTTAATAATAAATCTTCTGTCAAAGATGCTTTCAAATCGTATTTTACAGATTTGGTTGATGAAGCATACCAAGGGAAAGTCAGTCCGGGGTGCTTCTGCATAAATACGATGGTAGAACTTGCACCCAAGAATGAGAAATTTGCGATTATTACAAGAGAACATCAAATGTATCTGGCTGTCTTGTTTCAGGAAGCGATTGAGAGGGGGATTCAAACTGGAGAACTTAGTAAAGACATAGTTGCCAAGGCTCTAGCTCAAAGCTTAGTGGTCTCCTTGATTGGAATTACTGTAATGTTGAAGTCACGACCGGATCGATTATTTATCGACAATGCGGTTGCTGCAGCGATATTGCAGCTAGCTGCCAGAGAAGTGTAA
- a CDS encoding helix-turn-helix domain-containing protein, producing the protein MNNVRVAMENELFDLVQRAQNGDQNALYEVITMFTPAIRSARSSGS; encoded by the coding sequence ATGAACAACGTGAGGGTAGCCATGGAAAATGAACTTTTTGATCTTGTTCAACGGGCACAAAATGGTGATCAAAATGCACTGTATGAAGTTATTACTATGTTTACGCCCGCTATTCGAAGTGCAAGAAGCAGTGGGAGTTGA
- a CDS encoding Ger(x)C family spore germination protein, translating into MSNTVMKICTLSLVLSVSICLAVLTGCWDRREINDVAFVLAGGADKEGDNIRISVLIPLTGNMGNSSGGGGSGGQKPFTVKTEKGKTVSEAVSKLQFRLPRHLFFGHRRVIIIGEELARSEGIETVIDAITRTPEKRLSTFIAISEGKALDLLSADTRLERFSAESIREQLQSEATARINLKEAVCKLITVGEDVFLPYLQKVKTDIKGHESEDIRSEGFVLFHNGRMTGKLEGNAAIGFRLLNQSVRDYDETINLDGSYLTVTISHAKISIEPIIINDELSYRIHSKVKVSISEDDNQERNYDYSGIRNQIEQSVSQHLVDNINLAIKEMQQNNSDAIGFGLQAYRAYPQKWIKKYRKDWNETFPKLKFEVSGEANLFRLGMSSENLGRKDH; encoded by the coding sequence TTGTCCAATACCGTTATGAAGATATGCACTTTAAGCCTTGTGTTGTCTGTTAGTATATGTCTGGCAGTGCTAACCGGCTGCTGGGATCGCCGTGAGATTAATGACGTTGCGTTTGTGTTAGCAGGTGGAGCTGATAAAGAAGGAGATAATATTCGTATCAGTGTGCTTATTCCGCTAACGGGCAATATGGGGAACTCGAGTGGCGGGGGCGGATCCGGTGGACAGAAACCTTTCACCGTTAAGACAGAGAAAGGTAAAACAGTTAGCGAAGCAGTTTCTAAACTTCAGTTTCGCCTCCCGCGACATCTGTTCTTTGGACATCGACGTGTAATAATCATTGGTGAGGAACTGGCTAGATCGGAAGGAATTGAAACCGTTATAGATGCGATTACCCGTACACCAGAAAAGAGATTATCCACATTTATAGCAATTTCCGAAGGGAAAGCTCTTGATTTGCTTAGCGCGGATACACGTCTTGAGCGTTTCTCTGCAGAATCGATCAGGGAGCAGTTACAATCAGAAGCAACTGCACGCATCAATTTAAAGGAAGCCGTCTGTAAATTAATTACTGTAGGAGAGGATGTCTTTCTCCCGTATTTACAGAAGGTGAAAACAGACATAAAGGGCCATGAATCTGAAGATATCCGAAGCGAAGGATTTGTCCTTTTTCATAATGGGAGAATGACTGGAAAATTAGAAGGGAACGCGGCTATAGGTTTCCGGCTTCTAAATCAATCCGTTCGTGATTACGATGAAACCATTAATTTAGATGGGAGTTATTTAACAGTAACGATTAGTCATGCGAAAATAAGCATTGAGCCGATTATTATAAATGATGAATTGTCCTATCGTATTCACTCCAAGGTCAAGGTGAGTATCAGTGAAGATGATAATCAGGAAAGAAATTATGATTATTCGGGCATTCGGAATCAAATCGAGCAAAGCGTTTCACAGCATCTTGTCGATAATATTAATCTTGCTATAAAAGAGATGCAGCAAAATAATAGCGATGCCATTGGATTTGGATTACAAGCGTATCGCGCTTACCCGCAAAAATGGATAAAAAAATATCGAAAAGATTGGAACGAAACATTCCCGAAATTAAAATTTGAAGTATCGGGAGAAGCGAACTTGTTCCGACTGGGCATGAGCAGTGAGAACCTAGGCAGAAAAGATCATTAG
- a CDS encoding GMC family oxidoreductase has product MGSNFIYDYIIVGTGPAGAVIAKTLSDDKRTSVLVLEAGGNNDKDKPISDSTMASELEEQFFPQYFWQGEGVPQAGLDDRTFEWTTGRLMGGGSSINGEQYVRPTSKVFKEWERLLGPLWSPHRAVQRFKRLEKYNGKTNNTLARGYHGRIDIRQAPVNPTSMAKKVVTAIERATGFAEILDYNDPKTPIGPFTRWQLYQKPNGRRESSSTAFLSSDILALNGRGVNGRQLRLLSDSTALRVIFSNKRASGVEFLKSGKRIIARARKKVIIAAGINSAQLLMLSGIGSSKALKEAGIRCVFHNPHVGKSLRNHTLNFAVFQSNPHDRPLPSNDPNALYTGGAFLPAPLDIDSKRRRAVQILGIGSEDDTLTLGLIYLHPKSRGSIKIQNKDPLKIVLADEGFLDNPSDMEAIKNIYRIYVKDIAAELNAIDPTYRLISPTLETIDDDIELEQFIRENFDHNHHQQSSLRMAPLRNGGVVDRRGHVHGVKDLIVADASIIPFTVDGNTSAAAYLIGYTIAEQIKGIIRRKKRKIRDRFENSEE; this is encoded by the coding sequence ATGGGAAGCAACTTCATCTATGATTACATTATTGTGGGCACGGGACCCGCTGGAGCGGTTATCGCCAAAACCTTATCCGATGATAAAAGAACATCCGTCCTTGTTCTGGAAGCAGGCGGAAACAATGATAAAGATAAACCGATTAGCGATTCAACGATGGCTTCCGAATTGGAAGAACAGTTCTTTCCTCAGTATTTCTGGCAAGGAGAAGGTGTTCCGCAAGCGGGTCTGGACGATCGAACGTTTGAATGGACGACAGGACGTCTCATGGGAGGCGGTTCATCGATAAACGGGGAACAATACGTGCGCCCAACAAGCAAGGTATTTAAAGAATGGGAAAGGCTGCTCGGGCCTCTATGGTCTCCTCATCGAGCGGTTCAACGATTTAAAAGACTTGAAAAGTACAATGGGAAAACAAACAACACCTTGGCACGCGGTTATCATGGGCGCATTGACATTCGTCAGGCTCCAGTAAATCCGACGTCCATGGCAAAAAAAGTAGTTACCGCAATTGAGCGAGCTACCGGCTTCGCTGAAATTCTCGATTATAATGATCCGAAAACCCCAATTGGCCCCTTTACTCGATGGCAATTATATCAGAAGCCGAATGGCAGAAGAGAAAGCTCTTCCACCGCATTTTTGTCCTCCGATATCTTAGCGCTGAATGGCCGGGGAGTAAATGGTCGTCAATTAAGATTACTTTCCGATTCGACTGCTTTACGGGTGATTTTTTCCAATAAGCGAGCTAGCGGAGTGGAATTCCTAAAAAGCGGTAAGCGGATAATCGCACGCGCAAGGAAAAAGGTCATTATTGCAGCAGGTATTAACAGCGCCCAGCTCTTAATGTTATCCGGGATTGGATCTTCAAAAGCACTAAAAGAAGCTGGTATTCGCTGCGTCTTTCATAATCCACACGTAGGTAAAAGCTTAAGAAACCACACGCTGAACTTCGCGGTATTCCAATCGAATCCACACGACAGACCTTTACCTTCGAATGATCCTAATGCCCTTTATACCGGCGGCGCTTTCCTGCCTGCCCCTTTGGATATAGACAGCAAGCGCCGGCGAGCGGTTCAGATTCTGGGTATTGGTTCCGAAGACGATACGTTAACGTTAGGTTTGATTTATCTGCATCCGAAAAGTCGCGGTTCCATTAAAATCCAAAACAAAGACCCGCTTAAAATTGTGCTCGCAGATGAAGGTTTTCTCGATAATCCGAGTGATATGGAAGCCATAAAAAACATTTATAGGATCTATGTAAAGGATATAGCTGCCGAGCTAAACGCCATAGATCCAACTTACCGCCTCATTTCACCAACGCTTGAAACGATAGATGATGATATCGAACTCGAGCAATTTATTAGAGAAAATTTTGACCACAATCATCACCAACAAAGCTCGCTTCGTATGGCTCCTTTAAGAAATGGAGGGGTCGTTGACCGGAGGGGGCATGTTCATGGAGTGAAAGATTTAATTGTTGCAGATGCTTCAATTATCCCATTTACGGTGGATGGGAATACCTCGGCGGCGGCCTATCTAATCGGATATACGATCGCTGAACAAATTAAAGGGATAATTAGAAGGAAAAAGCGGAAGATTCGTGATAGATTCGAAAATAGCGAAGAATAA
- a CDS encoding DUF2975 domain-containing protein, whose translation MKRGTTLFLKMAVILIGIPILAFCIFLVPKIGNFAGESYPDIAYMKSLVLMDMYAAAIPFYFALYQAFKLLSYIDKNQAFSELSVKALKYIKYCAVTISAVYLLGMPLYHLMAEKVDPPSFMPMGTAIIFASMVIAVFAAVLQRLLQEAIQIKSENDLTI comes from the coding sequence ATGAAACGGGGAACAACACTTTTTTTGAAGATGGCCGTTATTCTTATCGGAATCCCGATTCTTGCTTTTTGCATATTTCTGGTGCCCAAGATCGGGAATTTTGCTGGAGAATCTTATCCGGATATTGCTTATATGAAGTCTCTCGTTTTAATGGATATGTATGCGGCAGCGATACCTTTTTACTTTGCCCTGTATCAAGCTTTTAAACTTTTGAGCTATATCGATAAGAATCAAGCGTTCTCGGAATTATCCGTTAAGGCTTTAAAGTATATAAAATACTGTGCCGTCACAATCAGTGCCGTGTACCTGCTAGGCATGCCACTCTACCACCTCATGGCGGAGAAAGTTGACCCTCCAAGTTTCATGCCAATGGGAACGGCCATTATTTTCGCCTCCATGGTGATCGCTGTTTTTGCTGCCGTTCTCCAAAGACTTTTACAAGAAGCTATTCAAATAAAATCAGAAAATGATTTAACGATTTAA
- a CDS encoding serine hydrolase domain-containing protein, with the protein MGQNNNGFSEKGLHRLRDVLNQHVDSGKIPGLVALVSRGGETHVETIGTMRHDGGTPMRRDTIFRMASTSKPVAIAAAMILIDECRLRLDELVETWLPELADRRVLKRIDGPLDDTVPARRPITLRDLLTSTFGLGMDMTALGTPIMGAIFEQGLTPDLPVPMPEPDEWMRRLGTLPLMHQPGERWQYHISNDLLGVLVARVTGQSFEAFLRERLFEPLGMKDTGFHLLADKIDRLPPLYAPDPQTGEFIVWDEAKGGRHSQPPAFQGGGGGLVSTVDDYHAYFKMLLNHGMHEGERILSRPAVELMTTNRLTPEQQAARNAMAANNVHISFGQGQHGGWGLGMAVRTYRGDYASIGQFGWDGGSGTSTYADPDKQLTGILLTQVGMSTPDSARLIHDFWTTVYQAIID; encoded by the coding sequence ATGGGACAAAACAACAATGGGTTTTCCGAAAAAGGACTGCACAGATTACGCGACGTGCTGAATCAGCATGTGGATTCAGGGAAGATCCCCGGGCTGGTTGCCCTGGTAAGCCGGGGCGGAGAGACGCACGTAGAAACGATCGGGACGATGCGTCATGACGGTGGTACGCCTATGAGGCGAGATACGATCTTCCGAATGGCTTCGACGTCCAAGCCGGTTGCGATCGCGGCGGCGATGATCTTGATCGACGAGTGCAGGCTGCGGTTGGATGAACTGGTAGAAACATGGCTGCCGGAACTCGCAGACCGGCGTGTGTTGAAGAGAATCGATGGCCCGCTGGACGACACCGTACCGGCAAGGCGGCCGATCACTTTACGGGACCTGTTAACCTCCACGTTCGGGCTCGGCATGGATATGACAGCGCTGGGCACCCCGATCATGGGCGCGATCTTCGAGCAGGGGTTGACTCCCGATCTGCCGGTGCCGATGCCTGAGCCGGATGAGTGGATGCGCCGCCTTGGCACGCTTCCGCTGATGCACCAACCCGGAGAGCGCTGGCAGTACCATATCAGCAATGATTTGCTTGGCGTACTCGTCGCTAGAGTGACGGGACAATCGTTTGAGGCATTCCTGCGTGAACGCCTTTTCGAGCCCCTTGGCATGAAGGACACTGGGTTTCACTTGCTCGCCGATAAGATAGACCGGCTGCCTCCCCTTTACGCCCCCGATCCGCAGACAGGAGAATTCATCGTGTGGGATGAGGCCAAAGGGGGGCGCCATAGTCAGCCTCCGGCATTCCAGGGCGGCGGCGGCGGTCTAGTCTCCACCGTCGATGACTACCATGCCTATTTCAAGATGCTGCTAAATCATGGGATGCACGAGGGTGAACGGATTTTGTCCAGGCCAGCCGTTGAGCTGATGACTACCAACCGGCTCACGCCAGAGCAACAGGCTGCGAGGAACGCCATGGCCGCCAACAACGTGCATATTTCATTCGGCCAAGGGCAGCATGGCGGTTGGGGCTTGGGGATGGCGGTACGCACCTACCGCGGTGACTACGCGTCTATCGGCCAGTTCGGTTGGGATGGCGGCAGCGGTACTTCAACCTACGCCGACCCGGATAAACAGCTTACCGGTATCCTGCTCACCCAAGTTGGAATGTCCACCCCGGATTCAGCGAGGCTTATCCACGACTTCTGGACCACGGTCTACCAGGCAATAATAGACTGA